A region from the Lycium barbarum isolate Lr01 chromosome 8, ASM1917538v2, whole genome shotgun sequence genome encodes:
- the LOC132607909 gene encoding uncharacterized protein LOC132607909: MDICKAYSAKQWWKFRTKDSLWSQFLKAKYSPRSRPVTVKWRSGQSHNWKSMADIKEKVEKSIFWNIGRGNVSFWYDQWTSPGPLYKLLPTRTVPSRSVIRDAFNGQNWYWNACGDVPNNIKDHILHMNLKFYDVEDKPCWMKTNSDNFSTGSAWNFLRSPRREVPFMSKLWNKSIPFKMSFFVWRILKRKVPTEDIINRAHTNDTSNCVCCRIAQPETLNHIFLDGPLAAAVWNHFGCQFGIPSHFNSLQLALDTWWNSRPSNPVIAFLFKICPIIITWFLWKTRCSGKYGSKKPLLPRIFYQISQNILNVVRLQFLNFKYDLSWMELTCLLEKKMAFKVCRTVFWKRLAIKFLKINSDGSHKDGSSGRGGVIRDSQGKMIMSYSIPFDEVSSNVAEAKALIFGIQWSIQNGINSLELETDSMILAAWVKDVFKIPWQVDAAINEIKRALIGTS; this comes from the coding sequence ATGGATATTTGTAAAGCTTATAGTGCCAAACAATGGTGGAAATTTAGGACCAAAGACTCTCTGTGGAGTCAATTTCTCAAGGCTAAATATAGTCCTAGATCCCGTCCTGTCACTGTTAAATGGAGGAGTGGTCAATCCCACAACTGGAAATCCATGGCTGACATCAAAGAAAAAGTGGAGAAGTCCATTTTCTGGAATATTGGTAGAGGCAATGTCTCCTTTTGGTATGATCAATGGACTTCTCCAGGTCCTCTATATAAACTACTACCAACAAGGACTGTCCCCAGTAGGAGTGTCATTAGAGATGCCTTTAACGGTCAAAACTGGTACTGGAATGCTTGTGGGGATGTACCTAATAACATCAAAGATCACATTCTTCATATGAATCTCAAATTCTACGATGTAGAGGATAAACCATGCTGGATGAAAACAAACTCAGACAACTTTTCGACAGGAAGTGCATGGAATTTCTTGAGGTCACCTAGAAGAGAGGTTCCTTTTATGAGCAAATTGTGGAACAAGTCCATACCTTTCAAAATGTCCTTCTTTGTGTGGAGAATTCTTAAAAGGAAAGTCCCAACCGAGGATATTATTAACAGAGCTCATACTAATGATACTTCTAACTGTGTCTGTTGTAGGATAGCGCAACCTGAAACTTTAAATCATATTTTTCTTGACGGACCACTTGCGGCTGCTGTATGGAACCACTTTGGTTGCCAATTTGGCATTCCTAGCCATTTCAATTCCTTGCAGCTTGCCCTTGATACTTGGTGGAATTCAAGACCTTCTAATCCTGTTATTGCTTTTCTATTCAAAATTTGCCCTATAATCATTACTTGGTTTTTGTGGAAAACAAGATGCAGTGGAAAATATGGCAGTAAAAAACCTTTGTTGCCCAGAATTTTTTATCAGATCTCCCAAAATATTTTAAACGTAGTAAGACTTCAGTTTCTTAATTTTAAATATGACCTATCTTGGATGGAACTAACTTGCCTTCTTGagaaaaaaatggcttttaaaGTTTGCAGGACAGTCTTCTGGAAGAGACTAGCCATCAAATTTCTCAAAATTAATAGCGATGGAAGTCACAAGGATGGATCCAGTGGTAGAGGAGGTGTGATCAGAGACTCTCAAGGGAAGATGATCATGTCATACTCCATCCCATTTGATGAGGTATCCAGCAATGTGGCCGAAGCCAAAGCTCTTATTTTTGGCATCCAATGGAGCATTCAAAATGGGATAAATTCATTGGAATTGGAAACTGATTCCATGATCCTTGCAGCATGGGTTAAAGATGTATTCAAGATCCCTTGGCAAGTTGACGCAGCCATCAATGAAATTAAAAGAGCTTTGATTGGCACTTCTTAG